In a single window of the Niabella ginsenosidivorans genome:
- a CDS encoding 2-C-methyl-D-erythritol 4-phosphate cytidylyltransferase: MKKTAVIVAGGTGVRMGSELPKQFLLLKNKPLLFYTIDVFLKAYDDLEIILVLPEAYVDMGQEIIDAYFDKDRVRITIGGATRFESVKNGLQQVHEEAIVFVHDAVRCLVSERLIRRCYEQALETGSAIPVIPSSDSVRLITEEGSDALEREKIVLVQTPQVFHSKILVPAFSIEQKGKFTDEASVVEAFGIKVSLVEGEQNNIKITHPIDLVMAEALLPSSAL; this comes from the coding sequence ATGAAGAAAACAGCGGTTATTGTAGCAGGAGGTACAGGGGTAAGAATGGGCAGTGAGCTGCCCAAACAATTCCTATTGCTGAAAAACAAACCCCTCTTATTTTATACAATCGATGTGTTCCTGAAAGCGTATGATGATTTGGAGATCATACTGGTGCTTCCGGAGGCCTATGTTGACATGGGGCAGGAGATCATTGATGCCTATTTTGACAAGGACCGTGTCCGGATCACTATCGGTGGCGCTACGCGTTTTGAGTCTGTAAAGAACGGTTTACAGCAGGTTCATGAGGAGGCCATTGTTTTTGTGCATGATGCAGTACGCTGCCTGGTTTCTGAAAGGCTGATCCGGCGTTGCTATGAGCAGGCACTGGAAACAGGGAGCGCGATCCCTGTGATCCCCAGCAGTGATAGCGTGCGCCTGATCACAGAAGAGGGGAGCGATGCCCTTGAGCGGGAAAAAATAGTACTGGTGCAAACGCCCCAGGTCTTTCACAGCAAGATACTGGTTCCGGCCTTTTCCATTGAGCAAAAAGGAAAATTCACTGATGAGGCTTCTGTTGTGGAAGCGTTTGGCATTAAAGTATCCCTGGTGGAAGGAGAGCAGAACAATATAAAAATCACCCATCCCATTGACCTGGTTATGGCAGAAGCTTTACTGCCGTCTTCCGCTTTATAA
- a CDS encoding inositol oxygenase family protein, with protein sequence MSTQNNNNAPLASLDEWEDDLLKRYPDPEAIATSKSTEAYRNYENPERDTVKEFYRLNHTCQTYDFVMGKRADFLQFNRKEMTVWDAFDFLNQLVDDSDPDTDLDQFQHLLQTSEAIRRDGHPDWMVLTGLMHDMGKVLCLFGEPQWAVVGDTFPVGCAYSDKIVYPEFFRSNPDYNNSRYNTKLGVYETGCGLSNVYMSWGHDEYIYQILKDHLPEEGLYMLRYHSFYAWHREGAYAYLTDDHDKKMLKWVQLFNPYDLYSKNPEPPDWSKLRPYYEKLVNRYLPATLKF encoded by the coding sequence ATGAGCACACAAAATAATAACAATGCCCCGCTTGCCAGCCTGGATGAATGGGAAGACGATCTTTTAAAAAGATATCCGGACCCTGAAGCCATTGCCACTTCCAAATCAACGGAAGCATACCGCAATTATGAGAACCCGGAAAGAGATACGGTAAAGGAGTTTTACCGGCTGAACCATACCTGCCAGACCTATGATTTTGTGATGGGCAAACGGGCCGATTTCCTGCAATTTAACCGGAAAGAAATGACCGTTTGGGATGCATTTGATTTCCTGAACCAGTTGGTAGACGATTCTGATCCTGATACCGACCTGGATCAGTTCCAGCACCTGCTGCAAACCTCAGAAGCCATCCGCAGGGATGGTCACCCGGACTGGATGGTACTGACAGGCCTGATGCATGATATGGGAAAAGTGCTCTGCCTTTTTGGAGAGCCGCAATGGGCCGTTGTAGGCGATACCTTCCCGGTTGGCTGTGCCTACTCCGACAAAATTGTGTACCCCGAGTTTTTCAGGAGCAACCCGGATTATAACAACAGCCGCTACAACACAAAACTGGGCGTATATGAAACGGGATGCGGGTTAAGCAACGTTTATATGTCCTGGGGGCACGATGAATATATTTACCAGATCCTGAAGGATCATCTTCCGGAAGAAGGTTTGTACATGCTTCGCTATCACTCCTTTTATGCCTGGCACCGGGAAGGCGCCTATGCCTATCTTACAGATGATCATGATAAAAAGATGCTGAAATGGGTACAACTGTTTAATCCTTATGATCTGTATTCTAAAAACCCGGAACCTCCTGACTGGAGTAAGCTGCGGCCTTATTACGAAAAACTGGTGAACAGGTACCTGCCGGCAACATTAAAATTTTAG
- a CDS encoding M57 family metalloprotease, which yields MKKTLLFFTGLLILAISCKKNDLSLKAKNNDVPQYVYDRLSKENYSTYNVVAHDGGYIVEGDLFFPQEYFSDSSKAGWNNRVSKAGNIFVETLESSLPKPNTIMSNDKQGISEFNPADPIAHYRTNHYISKHGASVRGIWVNIYPGFPSVYEQALGEACQRYNNLDIGIHFSTVSTSNPQNAATPVDINIKMDNNLPSLGLSGGWPNRNGDFPAYPYNTISLNVNALGTNAAQSYLATVMAHEIGHMLGFRHTDYFNRAYSGCPYDSNLPGGYNEGTTRTGAVHIPGTPTTEDANSWMLACIGSGVNRPFTSNDVTALVTLFP from the coding sequence ATGAAAAAAACACTTTTATTTTTTACGGGATTGCTTATTTTGGCAATTAGCTGCAAAAAAAATGATTTATCCCTCAAAGCTAAGAACAATGATGTTCCTCAATATGTGTACGATCGACTTTCAAAAGAAAATTACAGCACATATAATGTAGTTGCCCATGATGGAGGTTATATAGTTGAAGGTGACTTATTTTTTCCGCAAGAATATTTTAGCGATAGTAGCAAGGCTGGATGGAATAATCGTGTAAGTAAGGCTGGGAATATTTTTGTTGAAACTTTAGAAAGTTCATTGCCTAAGCCTAATACTATAATGAGTAATGATAAACAGGGCATTTCTGAATTTAATCCTGCAGATCCTATTGCCCATTATCGAACCAACCATTATATTAGTAAACATGGTGCTTCAGTTCGTGGTATTTGGGTGAATATCTATCCCGGCTTTCCTTCAGTATATGAACAAGCTTTAGGCGAAGCATGCCAGCGTTATAATAATTTAGATATAGGTATACATTTTTCGACAGTTAGTACGTCTAATCCCCAAAATGCAGCTACTCCGGTAGACATAAATATTAAAATGGATAATAATCTGCCAAGTTTAGGGTTATCAGGAGGATGGCCAAATCGTAATGGAGACTTTCCTGCATACCCCTATAATACTATCAGTTTAAATGTCAATGCACTTGGTACTAATGCTGCACAATCTTATCTGGCTACTGTGATGGCTCATGAGATAGGACACATGTTAGGGTTCCGTCATACAGATTATTTTAACAGAGCATATAGTGGGTGTCCATACGATTCAAATCTCCCTGGTGGATACAATGAAGGTACCACAAGGACGGGGGCTGTTCATATACCTGGAACGCCTACTACCGAAGATGCAAATAGTTGGATGTTAGCTTGCATAGGATCTGGCGTTAATAGGCCATTTACTTCGAATGATGTAACGGCTCTTGTAACATTATTTCCATAA
- a CDS encoding sodium/sugar symporter: protein MHQLQPLDYIVFFIYFIAVSAYGYYVYRRKKSETTDSKDFFLAEGSLTWWAIGASLIASNISAEHFIGMSGSGFALGLAISSYEWMAAATLILVAVFMIPVYLKNKIFTMPQFLSVRYNDQVSTIMAIFWLLVYVFVNLTSIIYLGALAISSISNLSFEACIIGLSLFSVIVTLGGMKVIGYTDVVQVIVLIIGGLITTYLALSLLADHFGFNGNIWKGLGILRKEAPEHFHMIFKKGDPYYYELPGMSVLIGGMLINNLAYWGCNQYIVQRTLGADLKTARKGILFAAFLKLLIPVIAVVPGITMFVLHKNGLFRQEMADAAGTLKPDHAYPVLMNLLPQGLKGVAFAALTAAIVASLAGKANSISTIFSLDIYKKFFNKEASEQKLVRTGRWAVIIAMLLAAIVTPALRSLDQAYQFIQEYVGFFSPGVLAIFLLGMFWKRTTTTAALAGAVLTIPFSTILKFLPRWTNGAFPDYPFLDRMMITFFAVALVMIVISLADRRSAQPAAAIKADKSLFRVSPGFLMASLIICGVLAALYTIFW, encoded by the coding sequence ATGCATCAATTGCAACCGCTTGATTATATTGTTTTTTTTATTTATTTCATAGCCGTATCGGCTTATGGCTATTATGTTTATCGCCGTAAAAAATCTGAGACCACTGATTCAAAGGATTTTTTTTTAGCAGAAGGATCGCTTACCTGGTGGGCCATAGGCGCTTCCCTGATCGCTTCCAATATTTCCGCTGAGCATTTTATTGGTATGAGCGGATCGGGCTTTGCCCTGGGCCTGGCCATTTCTTCCTATGAATGGATGGCGGCCGCTACCCTGATCCTTGTGGCCGTATTTATGATCCCGGTTTATCTGAAGAATAAGATCTTCACCATGCCACAGTTTTTATCGGTACGCTACAATGACCAGGTCAGCACTATAATGGCCATCTTCTGGTTGCTGGTATATGTTTTCGTAAACCTCACTTCTATCATCTATCTTGGTGCACTGGCCATTTCCTCCATCAGCAATTTAAGTTTTGAAGCCTGCATCATCGGGCTGAGCCTGTTCTCTGTTATTGTAACACTGGGCGGCATGAAGGTGATCGGTTATACGGATGTGGTGCAGGTTATTGTGCTGATCATCGGCGGTCTGATTACTACTTACCTTGCCCTGTCATTGCTTGCTGATCATTTTGGTTTTAACGGGAATATCTGGAAAGGGCTGGGCATATTACGAAAAGAAGCGCCGGAGCATTTCCACATGATCTTTAAAAAAGGAGATCCTTATTATTACGAGTTGCCCGGCATGTCCGTGCTCATTGGCGGAATGCTGATCAATAATCTTGCCTACTGGGGATGCAATCAATACATTGTGCAACGTACGCTGGGGGCAGACCTGAAAACGGCGCGCAAGGGCATCCTGTTTGCTGCTTTTTTGAAACTGCTGATACCTGTTATTGCAGTAGTACCCGGCATTACCATGTTTGTGCTGCATAAAAACGGCTTGTTCCGGCAGGAGATGGCGGATGCAGCCGGAACCTTAAAACCGGATCATGCCTACCCTGTGCTGATGAACCTTTTGCCCCAGGGCCTGAAGGGTGTTGCTTTTGCTGCATTAACGGCAGCCATTGTGGCTTCGCTGGCCGGTAAGGCCAACAGCATTTCCACTATTTTTTCACTGGACATTTATAAAAAATTCTTCAATAAAGAAGCTTCTGAACAAAAGCTGGTCCGCACGGGCAGGTGGGCCGTTATTATTGCAATGCTGCTGGCCGCCATTGTTACCCCTGCATTAAGATCCCTGGACCAGGCGTATCAATTCATACAGGAATATGTAGGCTTCTTTTCACCGGGCGTTTTAGCCATCTTCCTTTTGGGCATGTTCTGGAAGCGCACTACCACCACTGCTGCGCTCGCCGGAGCGGTATTAACAATCCCCTTTTCTACCATACTAAAGTTCCTGCCCCGGTGGACAAACGGCGCTTTCCCGGACTATCCGTTCCTGGACCGGATGATGATCACCTTTTTTGCGGTAGCCCTGGTAATGATCGTCATCAGCCTGGCAGATCGTAGATCTGCCCAACCGGCCGCTGCGATCAAAGCAGATAAAAGCCTCTTCAGGGTTTCACCCGGTTTCTTAATGGCCTCCCTTATCATCTGCGGCGTGCTGGCTGCGTTGTATACCATCTTCTGGTAA
- the lepA gene encoding translation elongation factor 4, with protein sequence MKHIRNFCIIAHIDHGKSTLADRLLQTTNTISDREMMDQVLDDMDLEREKGITIKSHAIQINYKAKDGQNYVLNLIDTPGHVDFSYEVSRALAACEGALLLVDATQGIQAQTISNLYLAIDNDLEIIPVINKIDMEGAMIDEVKDQIIDLIGCKPEDILLASGRTGLGVEEVLEAIVHKIPPPEGDMQAPLQALIFDSVFNSFRGIIVYYRILNGVLRKGDKVKFVSTGQEYEADEIGILKLKMTEKNEVRAGDVGYIITGIKNAKEVKVGDTITLASNPNPVAIKGFEEVKPMVFAGIYPVNTDEFEELRDCMDKLQLNDASLTFELETSQALGFGFRCGFLGMLHMEIIQERLEREFNQTVITTVPNVSFIAYTTRGEKIIVNNPTEFPDPVKTERIEEPYIKAQIITKPEYIGNIMTLCLGKRGILVNQSYLTTSRVELIFEMPLTEIVFDFYDKLKSQTRGYASFDYHPLGYRESDIVKMDILLNGDKVDALSALIHRSRAQDFGRKLCEKLKELLPRQQFQIAIQAAIGAKIISRENISAMRKDVTAKCYGGDISRKRKLLEKQKEGKKRMRQIGNVEVPQEAFLAVLKLDE encoded by the coding sequence ATGAAGCATATACGGAATTTTTGTATCATAGCACATATTGACCATGGTAAAAGTACCCTGGCAGACCGGTTATTGCAAACAACCAATACCATCAGCGACCGGGAAATGATGGACCAGGTGCTGGATGATATGGATCTGGAACGGGAAAAAGGGATCACTATTAAAAGTCATGCTATCCAGATCAATTACAAAGCAAAGGATGGACAGAATTATGTACTGAACCTGATTGATACGCCCGGCCACGTAGATTTCAGTTACGAAGTGAGCCGTGCACTGGCCGCGTGCGAAGGCGCGTTGCTACTGGTAGACGCTACCCAGGGGATACAGGCGCAAACGATCAGTAATCTTTATCTGGCAATTGATAACGACCTGGAAATCATACCCGTAATTAATAAAATTGATATGGAGGGGGCCATGATCGACGAGGTAAAAGACCAGATCATTGATCTTATTGGTTGTAAACCGGAAGATATTTTACTGGCAAGCGGCAGAACCGGCCTGGGAGTGGAAGAGGTACTGGAAGCGATTGTTCATAAAATCCCTCCGCCGGAGGGGGATATGCAGGCTCCTTTGCAGGCCCTGATCTTTGACAGCGTGTTTAACAGTTTCCGGGGCATTATTGTTTATTACCGCATTCTTAATGGAGTATTACGCAAGGGAGATAAGGTAAAGTTTGTGAGCACCGGCCAGGAATATGAGGCAGATGAGATCGGCATTCTGAAATTGAAAATGACCGAGAAAAACGAGGTGCGGGCAGGTGATGTAGGCTATATTATTACAGGCATCAAGAACGCCAAAGAAGTAAAAGTGGGCGATACCATCACCCTTGCCAGCAATCCCAACCCGGTTGCGATCAAAGGGTTTGAGGAGGTAAAGCCTATGGTATTTGCGGGTATTTATCCGGTAAATACGGATGAATTTGAAGAGCTGCGCGATTGCATGGACAAGCTGCAGCTGAATGATGCTTCACTGACCTTTGAACTGGAAACTTCCCAGGCACTGGGCTTTGGCTTCCGCTGCGGGTTCCTGGGAATGCTGCACATGGAAATTATCCAGGAGCGTTTAGAGCGGGAGTTTAACCAGACGGTGATCACTACCGTGCCCAACGTAAGTTTTATTGCCTACACTACCAGGGGCGAAAAGATCATCGTAAATAATCCTACAGAGTTCCCTGATCCTGTAAAAACAGAACGTATTGAAGAACCCTATATCAAAGCGCAGATCATTACCAAGCCGGAATATATTGGTAATATTATGACACTCTGCCTGGGCAAGCGGGGTATTCTGGTGAACCAGAGTTACCTGACCACCTCCCGTGTAGAACTGATCTTTGAAATGCCTTTAACGGAGATTGTTTTTGATTTCTATGATAAATTAAAATCGCAGACCCGCGGCTATGCTTCCTTTGATTATCATCCTTTGGGCTATCGCGAAAGTGATATTGTAAAAATGGATATCCTGCTGAATGGGGATAAGGTCGATGCGCTCAGTGCGCTCATCCACCGGAGCCGGGCACAGGATTTTGGAAGAAAGCTCTGCGAAAAATTAAAAGAGTTGCTGCCCCGCCAGCAGTTCCAGATCGCCATCCAGGCAGCGATCGGCGCCAAGATCATATCGCGGGAAAATATTTCGGCCATGCGTAAGGATGTAACGGCCAAGTGTTATGGAGGCGATATCAGCCGTAAACGTAAACTGCTGGAAAAGCAGAAAGAAGGTAAAAAGCGTATGCGCCAGATCGGTAACGTGGAAGTGCCGCAGGAAGCATTCCTTGCAGTGCTGAAGCTGGATGAGTAG